One window of the Doryrhamphus excisus isolate RoL2022-K1 chromosome 10, RoL_Dexc_1.0, whole genome shotgun sequence genome contains the following:
- the atp8b2 gene encoding phospholipid-transporting ATPase ID isoform X4 has protein sequence MLLRGCVLRNTEACYGLVIFAGPDTKLMQNSGPTKFKRASIDLLMNTLVLWIFGFLVCMCMFLAIGNAVWEQVVGSRFQNYLPWEPPVNSFVFSAFFAFWSYVIILNTVVPISLYVSVEVIRLAHSFFINRDQQMFCSQCNTAAKARTTTLSEELGQVEYIFSDKTGTLTQNIMNFNKCSINGSSYGDVPGPPGPKPKRLDFTPFNPLADPDFCFYDDTLLESVKVGDSSAQEFFRLLSLCHTVMSEEKSEGKLVYKAQSPDESALVTAARNFGFVFRSRTPGTITTTEMGRPVTYTLLAILDFNNARKRMSVIVRNPEGKIRLYCKGADTVLLERLHPCNQKLIDITSDHLHCLYILGRQEYATEGLRTLTLAYRDLSEEEWDTWSRNHRCAEKEDQLTAVYEEIEQNMMLLGATAIEDKLQEGVRETIALLSLANIKTWVLTGDKQETAINIGYSCKMLTDDMTEVFVISGHSVQTVKQELRSARERMIELSQSKDGEKNEGVNGCGDARFKGATKRKVTSDLTDNFSGEFALVVNGHSLAHALEGDMEEEFVTTACACKAVICCRVTPLQKAQVVELIKKHKTAITLAIGDGANDVSMIKTAHIGVGISGQEGIQAVLASDYSFSQFRFLQRLLLVHGRWSYLRMCRFLYYFFYKNFAFTMVHFWFAFFCGFSAQTVYDQFFITLFNIVYTSLPVLAMGIFNQDVSDQKSLEYPKLYEPGQLNLLFNKKEFFICIAQGIYTSMVLFFVPYATMSNATESSGEPLADYQTFAVTTATALVIVVSVQIALDTSYWTVINHVCVWGSLGSYFLIMFGLHSQRLFTISITHFHFVGNAQSTLSQPAVWLTLALTTAICIVPVLALRFLRWVLKPQLSDTVRYVQLVVEKKRSPAGSSMASTWCNVGSIWKDRPSTRDGSRRSGYAFSHQEGFGELITSGKNMASFAPKHSSSWIDTLLKKKHAHSSTSDLAEYTPAVSHSSSVPGSLQDVAIKEESQEKLPE, from the exons ATGCTCCTTCGAGGGTGTGTATTGCGCAACACTGAAGCCTGCTACGGTCTGGTCATCTTTGCAG GTCCAGACACCAAGCTGATGCAGAACAGCGGTCCTACCAAGTTTAAACGTGCCAGCATCGATCTTCTGATGAACACGTTGGTCCTCTGG ATCTTTGGCTTCctggtgtgtatgtgcatgttcTTAGCGATAGGGAACGCGGTGTGGGAGCAAGTGGTAGGTTCTCGCTTTCAGAATTACCTACCGTGGGAACCTCCAGTGAACAGCTTCGTCTTCTCGGCTTTCTTTGCCTTCTGGTCCTATGTGATCATTCTCAACACCGTGGTGCCCATCTCTCTCTATGTCAG CGTGGAGGTGATCAGACTGGCTCACAGCTTCTTCATTAACCGGGACCAGCAAATGTTCTGCTCCCAATGCAACACAGCAGCTAAGGCCCGGACCACCACTTTGAGTGAGGAGCTCGGCCAG gTTGAATACATCTTTAGTGACAAGACTGGAACGCTCACTCAGAACATCATGAACTTCAACAAGTGCTCCATCAATGGAAGCAGTTATG GTGATGTGCCAGGCCCACCGGGACCCAAGCCAAAG AGGCTGGACTTCACTCCCTTCAATCCCCTGGCAGACCCAGACTTCTGTTTCTATGACGACACGCTGCTGGAGTCGGTCAAAGTGGGAGATTCCTCCGCTCAGGAGTTCTTCCGTCTGCTCTCCCTCTGCCACACGGTCATGAGCGAGGAGAAGAGCGAAG GAAAGCTTGTGTACAAAGCTCAGTCTCCAGATGAGAGCGCTCTAGTGACGGCCGCGCGAAACTTTGGATTTGTTTTTCGCTCTCGAACGCCTGggaccatcaccaccaccgaGATGGGGCGGCCCGTCACCTACACGCTGCTGGCCATCCTGGACTTTAACAACGCACGCAAGAGGATGTCTGTCATAG TACGTAACCCAGAGGGCAAAATCCGTCTGTACTGCAAAGGTGCTGACACTGTGTTGTTGGAGAGGCTCCACCCCTGTAACCAGAAACTGATCGATATCACCTCAGACCACCTCCAT tgtttgtatattttgggGCGCCAGGAGTACGCGACAGAGGGGCTCCGGACCCTGACTCTAGCCTATAGGGACCTGTCCGAGGAGGAATGGGACACGTGGTCCAGGAACCATCGCTGTGCTGAGAAAGAGGATCAGCTCACAGCTGTCTATGAGGAGATTGAACAAAACATGATG cTACTCGGTGCTACAGCCATAGAGGACAAGCTTCAGGAAGGCGTCCGAGAGACCATCGCTCTCCTCTCCCTGGCTAACATCAAAACGTGGGTTCTTACTGGAGACAAGCAAG AGACGGCTATTAATATCGGCTACTCGTGTAAGATGCTGACCGATGATATGACTGAGGTTTTCGTCATCAGTGGGCACAGCGTACAGACAGTGAAGCAGGAGCTCAG GAGTGCGAGGGAAAGGATGATTGAGTTGTCACAAAGTAAGGACGGTGAGAAAAACGAAGGCGTTAACGGATGTGGAGACGCCCGCTTCAAGGGTGCAACAAAAAGGaaagtgacctctgacctcacggACAACTTCTCTGGGGAGTTTGCCCTCGTAGTCAACGGCCACAGCCTG GCCCATGCGCTGGAAGGAGACATGGAGGAGGAGTTTGTCACGACGGCGTGCGCGTGCAAAGCGGTGATCTGCTGCAGGGTCACCCCTTTGCAAAAGGCTCAGGTGGTGGAgctaattaaaaaacacaagacGGCCATCACCCTGGCCATCGGGGACGGAGCCAATGACGTGAGCATGATCAAGA CCGCTCATATTGGGGTTGGTATCTCGGGCCAGGAGGGCATCCAGGCCGTGTTGGCCAGTGACTACTCCTTCTCCCAGTTCCGCTTCCTACAGCGCCTCTTGCTGGTGCACGGTCGATGGTCCTACCTCCGCATGTGCCGCTTCCTGTATTACTTCTTCTACAAGAACTTTGCCTTCACCATGGTGCACTTCTGGTTCGCCTTCTTCTGCGGCTTCTCTGCACAG ACGGTGTATGATCAGTTTTTCATCACACTCTTCAACATTGTCTACACATCTCTCCCTGTGCTGGCCATGGGCATATTTAACCAG GACGTGTCTGATCAGAAGAGTCTAGAGTACCCAAAACTATATGAGCCTGGCCAACTCAACCTGCTCTTCAACAAGAAAGAGTTCTTCATCTGCATCGCCCAAGGCATCTACACATCAATGGTGCTGTTTTTTGTCCCTTACGCCACCATGTCCAACGCCACAGAGAGCAGCGGAGAGCCCCTCGCTGACTACCAGACCTTTGCTGTCACCACAGCAACAGCCCTGGTCATTGTTGTCAGCGTACAG ATAGCGCTTGACACATCCTACTGGACCGTCATCAACCACGTCTGTGTGTGGGGCTCGTTGGGTTCCTACTTTCTCATCATGTTTGGTCTGCACAGTCAGAGACTCTTCACCATCTCCATCACCCACTTCCATTTCGTAG GCAATGCTCAGAGCACACTATCTCAGCCGGCCGTGTGGTTGACTCTTGCGCTGACGACAGCGATCTGCATAGTTCCAGTTTTGGCACTACGCTTCCTCAGATGGGTCCTTAAACCTCAGCTCTCGGACACG GTCCGCTATGTTCAGCTGGTAGTGGAAAAGAAGAGGAGCCCAGCCGGGAGCAGCATGGCATCCACCTGGTGCAACGTGGGCAGCATTTGGAAGGACCGCCCAAGCACAAGAGACGGCTCCCGGAGGTCCGGCTATGCCTTCTCGCACCAGGAGGGATTTGGAGAGCTGATCACCTCTGGAAAGAACATGGCCAGCTTCGCCCCCAAACACAGCTCCAGCTGGATCGACACCCTCCTCAAGAAAAAACATGCTCATAGTTCCACCAGCGACTTGGCAGAATACACTCCGGCGGTCTCACACTCGTCTTCCGTTCCTGGATCTTTGCAGGATGTTGCCATTAAGGAAGAAAGTCAAGAGAAGCTTCCAGAATAG
- the atp8b2 gene encoding phospholipid-transporting ATPase ID isoform X2: MFTKKPPPEEKRMVRANDREYNEKFQYATNYITTSKYNILTFLPINLFEQFQVAANTYFLFLFLLQLIPQVSSLSWFTTIVPLVMVLSITAVKDASDDYFRQQSDNKVNNRQSQVLISGSLRNEKWMNVRVGDIIKLENNQFVAADLLLLSSSEPHGLCYIETAELDGETNMKVRQSVSVTSELGDPNNLSEFDGKVVCEPPNNKLDRFNGTLYWRDRKYTLTNQNMLLRGCVLRNTEACYGLVIFAGPDTKLMQNSGPTKFKRASIDLLMNTLVLWIFGFLVCMCMFLAIGNAVWEQVVGSRFQNYLPWEPPVNSFVFSAFFAFWSYVIILNTVVPISLYVSVEVIRLAHSFFINRDQQMFCSQCNTAAKARTTTLSEELGQVEYIFSDKTGTLTQNIMNFNKCSINGSSYGDVPGPPGPKPKRLDFTPFNPLADPDFCFYDDTLLESVKVGDSSAQEFFRLLSLCHTVMSEEKSEGKLVYKAQSPDESALVTAARNFGFVFRSRTPGTITTTEMGRPVTYTLLAILDFNNARKRMSVIVRNPEGKIRLYCKGADTVLLERLHPCNQKLIDITSDHLHEYATEGLRTLTLAYRDLSEEEWDTWSRNHRCAEKEDQLTAVYEEIEQNMMLLGATAIEDKLQEGVRETIALLSLANIKTWVLTGDKQETAINIGYSCKMLTDDMTEVFVISGHSVQTVKQELRSARERMIELSQSKDGEKNEGVNGCGDARFKGATKRKVTSDLTDNFSGEFALVVNGHSLAHALEGDMEEEFVTTACACKAVICCRVTPLQKAQVVELIKKHKTAITLAIGDGANDVSMIKTAHIGVGISGQEGIQAVLASDYSFSQFRFLQRLLLVHGRWSYLRMCRFLYYFFYKNFAFTMVHFWFAFFCGFSAQTVYDQFFITLFNIVYTSLPVLAMGIFNQDVSDQKSLEYPKLYEPGQLNLLFNKKEFFICIAQGIYTSMVLFFVPYATMSNATESSGEPLADYQTFAVTTATALVIVVSVQIALDTSYWTVINHVCVWGSLGSYFLIMFGLHSQRLFTISITHFHFVGNAQSTLSQPAVWLTLALTTAICIVPVLALRFLRWVLKPQLSDTVRYVQLVVEKKRSPAGSSMASTWCNVGSIWKDRPSTRDGSRRSGYAFSHQEGFGELITSGKNMASFAPKHSSSWIDTLLKKKHAHSSTSDLAEYTPAVSHSSSVPGSLQDVAIKEESQEKLPE, encoded by the exons ATGTTTACCAAGAAGCCTCCTCCAG AGGAGAAGAGAATGGTGAGGGCCAATGACAGAGAGTACAACGAGAAGTTCCAGTATGCG ACGAACTACATCACAACATCCAAGTACAACATCCTCACCTTCCTGCCCATCAACCTGTTTGAGCAGTTTCAGGTAGCGGCCAACAcctacttcctcttcctgttcctgCTGCAG TTGATTCCTCAGGTGTCCTCCCTGTCCTGGTTCACCACCATCGTGCCTTTGGTGATGGTGCTAAGCATCACGGCGGTGAAGGACGCCTCAGACGACTAT TTTCGCCAGCAGAGTGACAACAAAGTCAACAACCGTCAGTCTCAGGTGCTCATCAGTGGCTC ACTAAGAAATGAAAAATGGATGAACGTCCGAGTTGGCGACATCATCAAGTTGGAGAACAATCAGTTTGTGGCG GCCGACCTGCTGCTGTTGTCCAGCAGTGAACCTCACGGGCTGTGTTACATAGAGACCGCAGAACTGGACGG AGAGACCAACATGAAGGTGCGCCAATCTGTCTCAGTGACGTCCGAACTGGGGGACCCCAACAACTTGTCTGAGTTTGACG GTAAGGTGGTCTGCGAGCCCCCCAACAACAAGCTGGATCGTTTTAACGGGACTCTGTACTGGAGAGACAGGAAGTACACCTTGACCAACCAGAACATGCTCCTTCGAGGGTGTGTATTGCGCAACACTGAAGCCTGCTACGGTCTGGTCATCTTTGCAG GTCCAGACACCAAGCTGATGCAGAACAGCGGTCCTACCAAGTTTAAACGTGCCAGCATCGATCTTCTGATGAACACGTTGGTCCTCTGG ATCTTTGGCTTCctggtgtgtatgtgcatgttcTTAGCGATAGGGAACGCGGTGTGGGAGCAAGTGGTAGGTTCTCGCTTTCAGAATTACCTACCGTGGGAACCTCCAGTGAACAGCTTCGTCTTCTCGGCTTTCTTTGCCTTCTGGTCCTATGTGATCATTCTCAACACCGTGGTGCCCATCTCTCTCTATGTCAG CGTGGAGGTGATCAGACTGGCTCACAGCTTCTTCATTAACCGGGACCAGCAAATGTTCTGCTCCCAATGCAACACAGCAGCTAAGGCCCGGACCACCACTTTGAGTGAGGAGCTCGGCCAG gTTGAATACATCTTTAGTGACAAGACTGGAACGCTCACTCAGAACATCATGAACTTCAACAAGTGCTCCATCAATGGAAGCAGTTATG GTGATGTGCCAGGCCCACCGGGACCCAAGCCAAAG AGGCTGGACTTCACTCCCTTCAATCCCCTGGCAGACCCAGACTTCTGTTTCTATGACGACACGCTGCTGGAGTCGGTCAAAGTGGGAGATTCCTCCGCTCAGGAGTTCTTCCGTCTGCTCTCCCTCTGCCACACGGTCATGAGCGAGGAGAAGAGCGAAG GAAAGCTTGTGTACAAAGCTCAGTCTCCAGATGAGAGCGCTCTAGTGACGGCCGCGCGAAACTTTGGATTTGTTTTTCGCTCTCGAACGCCTGggaccatcaccaccaccgaGATGGGGCGGCCCGTCACCTACACGCTGCTGGCCATCCTGGACTTTAACAACGCACGCAAGAGGATGTCTGTCATAG TACGTAACCCAGAGGGCAAAATCCGTCTGTACTGCAAAGGTGCTGACACTGTGTTGTTGGAGAGGCTCCACCCCTGTAACCAGAAACTGATCGATATCACCTCAGACCACCTCCAT GAGTACGCGACAGAGGGGCTCCGGACCCTGACTCTAGCCTATAGGGACCTGTCCGAGGAGGAATGGGACACGTGGTCCAGGAACCATCGCTGTGCTGAGAAAGAGGATCAGCTCACAGCTGTCTATGAGGAGATTGAACAAAACATGATG cTACTCGGTGCTACAGCCATAGAGGACAAGCTTCAGGAAGGCGTCCGAGAGACCATCGCTCTCCTCTCCCTGGCTAACATCAAAACGTGGGTTCTTACTGGAGACAAGCAAG AGACGGCTATTAATATCGGCTACTCGTGTAAGATGCTGACCGATGATATGACTGAGGTTTTCGTCATCAGTGGGCACAGCGTACAGACAGTGAAGCAGGAGCTCAG GAGTGCGAGGGAAAGGATGATTGAGTTGTCACAAAGTAAGGACGGTGAGAAAAACGAAGGCGTTAACGGATGTGGAGACGCCCGCTTCAAGGGTGCAACAAAAAGGaaagtgacctctgacctcacggACAACTTCTCTGGGGAGTTTGCCCTCGTAGTCAACGGCCACAGCCTG GCCCATGCGCTGGAAGGAGACATGGAGGAGGAGTTTGTCACGACGGCGTGCGCGTGCAAAGCGGTGATCTGCTGCAGGGTCACCCCTTTGCAAAAGGCTCAGGTGGTGGAgctaattaaaaaacacaagacGGCCATCACCCTGGCCATCGGGGACGGAGCCAATGACGTGAGCATGATCAAGA CCGCTCATATTGGGGTTGGTATCTCGGGCCAGGAGGGCATCCAGGCCGTGTTGGCCAGTGACTACTCCTTCTCCCAGTTCCGCTTCCTACAGCGCCTCTTGCTGGTGCACGGTCGATGGTCCTACCTCCGCATGTGCCGCTTCCTGTATTACTTCTTCTACAAGAACTTTGCCTTCACCATGGTGCACTTCTGGTTCGCCTTCTTCTGCGGCTTCTCTGCACAG ACGGTGTATGATCAGTTTTTCATCACACTCTTCAACATTGTCTACACATCTCTCCCTGTGCTGGCCATGGGCATATTTAACCAG GACGTGTCTGATCAGAAGAGTCTAGAGTACCCAAAACTATATGAGCCTGGCCAACTCAACCTGCTCTTCAACAAGAAAGAGTTCTTCATCTGCATCGCCCAAGGCATCTACACATCAATGGTGCTGTTTTTTGTCCCTTACGCCACCATGTCCAACGCCACAGAGAGCAGCGGAGAGCCCCTCGCTGACTACCAGACCTTTGCTGTCACCACAGCAACAGCCCTGGTCATTGTTGTCAGCGTACAG ATAGCGCTTGACACATCCTACTGGACCGTCATCAACCACGTCTGTGTGTGGGGCTCGTTGGGTTCCTACTTTCTCATCATGTTTGGTCTGCACAGTCAGAGACTCTTCACCATCTCCATCACCCACTTCCATTTCGTAG GCAATGCTCAGAGCACACTATCTCAGCCGGCCGTGTGGTTGACTCTTGCGCTGACGACAGCGATCTGCATAGTTCCAGTTTTGGCACTACGCTTCCTCAGATGGGTCCTTAAACCTCAGCTCTCGGACACG GTCCGCTATGTTCAGCTGGTAGTGGAAAAGAAGAGGAGCCCAGCCGGGAGCAGCATGGCATCCACCTGGTGCAACGTGGGCAGCATTTGGAAGGACCGCCCAAGCACAAGAGACGGCTCCCGGAGGTCCGGCTATGCCTTCTCGCACCAGGAGGGATTTGGAGAGCTGATCACCTCTGGAAAGAACATGGCCAGCTTCGCCCCCAAACACAGCTCCAGCTGGATCGACACCCTCCTCAAGAAAAAACATGCTCATAGTTCCACCAGCGACTTGGCAGAATACACTCCGGCGGTCTCACACTCGTCTTCCGTTCCTGGATCTTTGCAGGATGTTGCCATTAAGGAAGAAAGTCAAGAGAAGCTTCCAGAATAG
- the atp8b2 gene encoding phospholipid-transporting ATPase ID isoform X3 yields the protein MVRANDREYNEKFQYATNYITTSKYNILTFLPINLFEQFQVAANTYFLFLFLLQLIPQVSSLSWFTTIVPLVMVLSITAVKDASDDYFRQQSDNKVNNRQSQVLISGSLRNEKWMNVRVGDIIKLENNQFVAADLLLLSSSEPHGLCYIETAELDGETNMKVRQSVSVTSELGDPNNLSEFDGKVVCEPPNNKLDRFNGTLYWRDRKYTLTNQNMLLRGCVLRNTEACYGLVIFAGPDTKLMQNSGPTKFKRASIDLLMNTLVLWIFGFLVCMCMFLAIGNAVWEQVVGSRFQNYLPWEPPVNSFVFSAFFAFWSYVIILNTVVPISLYVSVEVIRLAHSFFINRDQQMFCSQCNTAAKARTTTLSEELGQVEYIFSDKTGTLTQNIMNFNKCSINGSSYGDVPGPPGPKPKRLDFTPFNPLADPDFCFYDDTLLESVKVGDSSAQEFFRLLSLCHTVMSEEKSEGKLVYKAQSPDESALVTAARNFGFVFRSRTPGTITTTEMGRPVTYTLLAILDFNNARKRMSVIVRNPEGKIRLYCKGADTVLLERLHPCNQKLIDITSDHLHCLYILGRQEYATEGLRTLTLAYRDLSEEEWDTWSRNHRCAEKEDQLTAVYEEIEQNMMLLGATAIEDKLQEGVRETIALLSLANIKTWVLTGDKQETAINIGYSCKMLTDDMTEVFVISGHSVQTVKQELRSARERMIELSQSKDGEKNEGVNGCGDARFKGATKRKVTSDLTDNFSGEFALVVNGHSLAHALEGDMEEEFVTTACACKAVICCRVTPLQKAQVVELIKKHKTAITLAIGDGANDVSMIKTAHIGVGISGQEGIQAVLASDYSFSQFRFLQRLLLVHGRWSYLRMCRFLYYFFYKNFAFTMVHFWFAFFCGFSAQTVYDQFFITLFNIVYTSLPVLAMGIFNQDVSDQKSLEYPKLYEPGQLNLLFNKKEFFICIAQGIYTSMVLFFVPYATMSNATESSGEPLADYQTFAVTTATALVIVVSVQIALDTSYWTVINHVCVWGSLGSYFLIMFGLHSQRLFTISITHFHFVGNAQSTLSQPAVWLTLALTTAICIVPVLALRFLRWVLKPQLSDTVRYVQLVVEKKRSPAGSSMASTWCNVGSIWKDRPSTRDGSRRSGYAFSHQEGFGELITSGKNMASFAPKHSSSWIDTLLKKKHAHSSTSDLAEYTPAVSHSSSVPGSLQDVAIKEESQEKLPE from the exons ATGGTGAGGGCCAATGACAGAGAGTACAACGAGAAGTTCCAGTATGCG ACGAACTACATCACAACATCCAAGTACAACATCCTCACCTTCCTGCCCATCAACCTGTTTGAGCAGTTTCAGGTAGCGGCCAACAcctacttcctcttcctgttcctgCTGCAG TTGATTCCTCAGGTGTCCTCCCTGTCCTGGTTCACCACCATCGTGCCTTTGGTGATGGTGCTAAGCATCACGGCGGTGAAGGACGCCTCAGACGACTAT TTTCGCCAGCAGAGTGACAACAAAGTCAACAACCGTCAGTCTCAGGTGCTCATCAGTGGCTC ACTAAGAAATGAAAAATGGATGAACGTCCGAGTTGGCGACATCATCAAGTTGGAGAACAATCAGTTTGTGGCG GCCGACCTGCTGCTGTTGTCCAGCAGTGAACCTCACGGGCTGTGTTACATAGAGACCGCAGAACTGGACGG AGAGACCAACATGAAGGTGCGCCAATCTGTCTCAGTGACGTCCGAACTGGGGGACCCCAACAACTTGTCTGAGTTTGACG GTAAGGTGGTCTGCGAGCCCCCCAACAACAAGCTGGATCGTTTTAACGGGACTCTGTACTGGAGAGACAGGAAGTACACCTTGACCAACCAGAACATGCTCCTTCGAGGGTGTGTATTGCGCAACACTGAAGCCTGCTACGGTCTGGTCATCTTTGCAG GTCCAGACACCAAGCTGATGCAGAACAGCGGTCCTACCAAGTTTAAACGTGCCAGCATCGATCTTCTGATGAACACGTTGGTCCTCTGG ATCTTTGGCTTCctggtgtgtatgtgcatgttcTTAGCGATAGGGAACGCGGTGTGGGAGCAAGTGGTAGGTTCTCGCTTTCAGAATTACCTACCGTGGGAACCTCCAGTGAACAGCTTCGTCTTCTCGGCTTTCTTTGCCTTCTGGTCCTATGTGATCATTCTCAACACCGTGGTGCCCATCTCTCTCTATGTCAG CGTGGAGGTGATCAGACTGGCTCACAGCTTCTTCATTAACCGGGACCAGCAAATGTTCTGCTCCCAATGCAACACAGCAGCTAAGGCCCGGACCACCACTTTGAGTGAGGAGCTCGGCCAG gTTGAATACATCTTTAGTGACAAGACTGGAACGCTCACTCAGAACATCATGAACTTCAACAAGTGCTCCATCAATGGAAGCAGTTATG GTGATGTGCCAGGCCCACCGGGACCCAAGCCAAAG AGGCTGGACTTCACTCCCTTCAATCCCCTGGCAGACCCAGACTTCTGTTTCTATGACGACACGCTGCTGGAGTCGGTCAAAGTGGGAGATTCCTCCGCTCAGGAGTTCTTCCGTCTGCTCTCCCTCTGCCACACGGTCATGAGCGAGGAGAAGAGCGAAG GAAAGCTTGTGTACAAAGCTCAGTCTCCAGATGAGAGCGCTCTAGTGACGGCCGCGCGAAACTTTGGATTTGTTTTTCGCTCTCGAACGCCTGggaccatcaccaccaccgaGATGGGGCGGCCCGTCACCTACACGCTGCTGGCCATCCTGGACTTTAACAACGCACGCAAGAGGATGTCTGTCATAG TACGTAACCCAGAGGGCAAAATCCGTCTGTACTGCAAAGGTGCTGACACTGTGTTGTTGGAGAGGCTCCACCCCTGTAACCAGAAACTGATCGATATCACCTCAGACCACCTCCAT tgtttgtatattttgggGCGCCAGGAGTACGCGACAGAGGGGCTCCGGACCCTGACTCTAGCCTATAGGGACCTGTCCGAGGAGGAATGGGACACGTGGTCCAGGAACCATCGCTGTGCTGAGAAAGAGGATCAGCTCACAGCTGTCTATGAGGAGATTGAACAAAACATGATG cTACTCGGTGCTACAGCCATAGAGGACAAGCTTCAGGAAGGCGTCCGAGAGACCATCGCTCTCCTCTCCCTGGCTAACATCAAAACGTGGGTTCTTACTGGAGACAAGCAAG AGACGGCTATTAATATCGGCTACTCGTGTAAGATGCTGACCGATGATATGACTGAGGTTTTCGTCATCAGTGGGCACAGCGTACAGACAGTGAAGCAGGAGCTCAG GAGTGCGAGGGAAAGGATGATTGAGTTGTCACAAAGTAAGGACGGTGAGAAAAACGAAGGCGTTAACGGATGTGGAGACGCCCGCTTCAAGGGTGCAACAAAAAGGaaagtgacctctgacctcacggACAACTTCTCTGGGGAGTTTGCCCTCGTAGTCAACGGCCACAGCCTG GCCCATGCGCTGGAAGGAGACATGGAGGAGGAGTTTGTCACGACGGCGTGCGCGTGCAAAGCGGTGATCTGCTGCAGGGTCACCCCTTTGCAAAAGGCTCAGGTGGTGGAgctaattaaaaaacacaagacGGCCATCACCCTGGCCATCGGGGACGGAGCCAATGACGTGAGCATGATCAAGA CCGCTCATATTGGGGTTGGTATCTCGGGCCAGGAGGGCATCCAGGCCGTGTTGGCCAGTGACTACTCCTTCTCCCAGTTCCGCTTCCTACAGCGCCTCTTGCTGGTGCACGGTCGATGGTCCTACCTCCGCATGTGCCGCTTCCTGTATTACTTCTTCTACAAGAACTTTGCCTTCACCATGGTGCACTTCTGGTTCGCCTTCTTCTGCGGCTTCTCTGCACAG ACGGTGTATGATCAGTTTTTCATCACACTCTTCAACATTGTCTACACATCTCTCCCTGTGCTGGCCATGGGCATATTTAACCAG GACGTGTCTGATCAGAAGAGTCTAGAGTACCCAAAACTATATGAGCCTGGCCAACTCAACCTGCTCTTCAACAAGAAAGAGTTCTTCATCTGCATCGCCCAAGGCATCTACACATCAATGGTGCTGTTTTTTGTCCCTTACGCCACCATGTCCAACGCCACAGAGAGCAGCGGAGAGCCCCTCGCTGACTACCAGACCTTTGCTGTCACCACAGCAACAGCCCTGGTCATTGTTGTCAGCGTACAG ATAGCGCTTGACACATCCTACTGGACCGTCATCAACCACGTCTGTGTGTGGGGCTCGTTGGGTTCCTACTTTCTCATCATGTTTGGTCTGCACAGTCAGAGACTCTTCACCATCTCCATCACCCACTTCCATTTCGTAG GCAATGCTCAGAGCACACTATCTCAGCCGGCCGTGTGGTTGACTCTTGCGCTGACGACAGCGATCTGCATAGTTCCAGTTTTGGCACTACGCTTCCTCAGATGGGTCCTTAAACCTCAGCTCTCGGACACG GTCCGCTATGTTCAGCTGGTAGTGGAAAAGAAGAGGAGCCCAGCCGGGAGCAGCATGGCATCCACCTGGTGCAACGTGGGCAGCATTTGGAAGGACCGCCCAAGCACAAGAGACGGCTCCCGGAGGTCCGGCTATGCCTTCTCGCACCAGGAGGGATTTGGAGAGCTGATCACCTCTGGAAAGAACATGGCCAGCTTCGCCCCCAAACACAGCTCCAGCTGGATCGACACCCTCCTCAAGAAAAAACATGCTCATAGTTCCACCAGCGACTTGGCAGAATACACTCCGGCGGTCTCACACTCGTCTTCCGTTCCTGGATCTTTGCAGGATGTTGCCATTAAGGAAGAAAGTCAAGAGAAGCTTCCAGAATAG